A window of the Aliivibrio salmonicida LFI1238 genome harbors these coding sequences:
- a CDS encoding HD domain-containing phosphohydrolase yields MNKKPINILVLHSYSPSYEWTEKIEEGIKNATATSERNIRLSIEYMDSKRIDGSKYTSQYESYLNGKYNTHYFDAIIVSDDNALNFLIRYGDHLFPSIPIIAVGINNLSVNLSTIEHRTAVFYEKDHITKNLELAQKLYPNLKTVYLLSDNSLTSQLIRRRFIEEAVAFKGLNIKVVSHQSLADAAKLLSEASSNSVAFLTHYNTELSDGHYYDYNTVASKLSQDSQIPIFVFWEHYLGHGVLGGYVNRSYALGVQSVISLTKKLNFTINKQIAGFPKAWEGYVFDNQVINQFNISKSTLPYTSVIVNEPHSYFYDNRNIITVTLLLIAMLLGIIMTQSIAIRRKKELSENKSHILALQKRTLNVQKEMIEVLGEAIETRSGETGNHVRRVAKMSSLLGKIYGLPKNEYRLLEVISPMHDVGKIGISESILDKPSKLTPAERIIVETHTEIGYKLLMSGDGEIMHSAARIALEHHEHWDGKGYPNQIVGEEIHIFARITAITDVFDALMSKRCYKDAWPLDKVITLFNEECGKQFDLQLCQMFLQEIEQFIAIRREYPD; encoded by the coding sequence TTGAATAAAAAGCCAATCAATATCCTCGTTCTTCATTCTTACAGTCCTTCTTATGAATGGACTGAGAAAATAGAAGAGGGAATTAAGAACGCGACAGCAACCTCTGAGCGAAACATTCGTTTATCTATAGAATACATGGATTCAAAGCGTATTGATGGCAGTAAATATACGTCACAGTACGAGAGTTACCTTAACGGTAAATATAATACTCATTATTTTGATGCCATCATTGTGTCAGACGATAATGCGCTTAATTTTTTAATTCGCTATGGCGACCATTTATTCCCTTCAATCCCTATCATTGCGGTAGGTATCAATAACCTGTCAGTTAATTTATCGACCATAGAGCACCGTACCGCGGTATTTTATGAAAAAGATCACATTACTAAAAACCTAGAATTGGCTCAAAAACTTTATCCTAATTTAAAAACGGTCTATTTATTAAGTGATAATAGCTTAACGTCACAGCTTATTCGTCGACGCTTTATTGAAGAAGCCGTTGCATTTAAAGGCCTGAATATTAAGGTTGTGAGTCATCAAAGTTTAGCTGATGCCGCTAAGTTATTATCTGAAGCGAGTTCTAATTCAGTCGCGTTTCTAACGCACTATAATACAGAGTTAAGTGATGGGCATTATTACGACTATAATACAGTTGCTTCTAAATTATCCCAAGACAGTCAAATCCCTATTTTCGTATTTTGGGAGCACTACCTTGGACATGGTGTACTAGGTGGTTACGTTAATCGATCTTACGCACTGGGAGTTCAGTCGGTAATAAGCCTTACAAAAAAGTTAAACTTTACGATTAATAAACAGATTGCTGGTTTCCCTAAAGCTTGGGAAGGGTATGTATTCGATAACCAAGTTATTAACCAGTTTAATATTAGTAAAAGCACACTGCCTTATACGTCAGTTATCGTAAACGAACCCCATTCTTATTTTTATGATAATCGAAATATCATTACCGTCACATTGTTACTTATCGCTATGTTGCTTGGGATAATTATGACTCAATCAATTGCTATTCGTCGTAAAAAAGAATTAAGTGAAAACAAGTCCCATATTCTTGCCCTGCAAAAAAGAACATTAAACGTTCAAAAAGAAATGATTGAAGTCTTGGGTGAGGCGATTGAAACTCGCTCTGGAGAAACTGGGAATCATGTTCGTCGAGTTGCGAAAATGTCATCTTTACTCGGTAAAATTTATGGTTTACCAAAGAATGAATACCGGCTACTTGAAGTCATTAGTCCGATGCATGATGTTGGAAAAATTGGGATATCGGAATCCATTTTAGATAAACCAAGTAAATTGACCCCTGCTGAACGTATTATCGTAGAAACACATACTGAAATTGGGTATAAATTATTAATGTCTGGTGATGGTGAGATCATGCATTCTGCCGCTAGAATTGCATTAGAACATCATGAACACTGGGATGGAAAGGGATACCCAAACCAAATTGTAGGAGAAGAAATTCATATTTTTGCTCGTATTACTGCAATTACCGATGTGTTTGACGCGTTAATGAGTAAACGATGTTACAAAGACGCTTGGCCATTAGATAAGGTCATTACTTTATTTAATGAAGAATGCGGAAAGCAATTTGATCTTCAATTATGTCAGATGTTTTTGCAAGAAATAGAACAGTTTATTGCGATTAGAAGAGAATACCCAGATTGA
- a CDS encoding YjiH family protein, with translation MQNSSEITPMSKKKNLLMFLIPSLIGLILFMAPITYNGSITIPVAVLAKSIQVLFGEHLVAIVTGIIMFMSVITILAKIVKPKVIANNAFLFGLLNPSPLWFVVRLVGGIAAAMVYFQFGPVVIWEPNTGGLVLNDLLPVLFSVFIFAGLLLPLLLNFGLLELFGALLSKVMRPVFNLPGRSAIDCMASWLGDGSVGILLTSKQYEGKFYTQREAAVVGTTFSAVSITFSLVVIAQVELESYFLPFYLTVCLAGVVAAIIIPRLPPLSYKKDLFIDGTERDADAEVIPEGYTTFSWGLEQAMKKAAKVTSIKSVFGEGVKNAVDMVFGVLPVVMALGTIALVIAVYTSVFTTLGQPFIPFLELLGVPEAVEASQTIVVGFADMFIPSILAASIDSEMTRFVIAAMSVTQLIYMSEVGALLLGSKIPVNIFELFVIFILRTLITLPVIAGMAHLIF, from the coding sequence ATGCAAAATTCAAGTGAGATTACCCCTATGAGCAAAAAGAAGAATCTTCTGATGTTCCTTATCCCATCATTAATTGGTCTGATCCTGTTTATGGCTCCGATCACTTATAATGGTTCTATTACCATCCCTGTTGCTGTTTTAGCAAAATCAATCCAGGTATTATTTGGTGAGCACCTAGTAGCAATCGTTACTGGTATCATTATGTTTATGTCTGTCATTACTATTTTAGCTAAAATAGTTAAACCTAAAGTTATCGCAAACAACGCATTTTTATTTGGCTTACTTAATCCAAGCCCACTTTGGTTTGTGGTACGCCTAGTTGGTGGTATTGCCGCTGCAATGGTTTACTTTCAATTTGGACCAGTAGTTATTTGGGAACCAAACACGGGTGGCTTAGTTCTTAACGATCTTCTTCCTGTTCTATTTTCTGTATTTATCTTTGCAGGCTTATTACTTCCTCTATTACTCAACTTTGGTTTATTAGAACTATTTGGCGCCCTACTTAGCAAAGTAATGCGCCCAGTATTTAACTTACCGGGTCGTTCAGCAATTGACTGTATGGCTTCATGGTTAGGTGATGGCTCTGTTGGTATCTTACTAACGAGCAAGCAGTACGAAGGTAAATTTTATACACAACGTGAAGCGGCCGTTGTCGGTACCACTTTCTCTGCAGTATCGATTACTTTTAGTTTAGTTGTGATTGCTCAAGTTGAACTAGAAAGCTACTTCTTACCATTTTACTTAACGGTTTGTTTAGCGGGTGTTGTTGCTGCAATCATCATTCCTCGTTTACCACCTCTTAGCTACAAGAAAGATTTGTTTATTGATGGTACTGAACGTGATGCTGATGCTGAAGTTATCCCTGAAGGTTACACAACGTTCTCTTGGGGTCTTGAACAAGCAATGAAAAAAGCAGCAAAAGTCACCTCAATTAAGAGCGTATTTGGTGAAGGCGTTAAAAACGCAGTAGATATGGTCTTTGGTGTACTTCCTGTTGTAATGGCACTTGGTACCATTGCTTTAGTTATTGCTGTATACACATCTGTATTTACAACACTAGGCCAACCTTTTATTCCATTCTTAGAGTTACTTGGTGTTCCAGAAGCAGTTGAAGCCTCTCAAACGATTGTTGTTGGTTTTGCTGATATGTTTATTCCTTCAATCCTTGCAGCATCGATTGACAGTGAAATGACTCGTTTTGTTATTGCAGCAATGTCAGTAACACAATTAATCTACATGTCTGAAGTTGGTGCTCTACTACTTGGTAGTAAAATTCCAGTAAATATCTTTGAGTTATTTGTAATCTTCATTCTACGTACATTAATTACTTTACCCGTTATCGCAGGTATGGCTCACTTGATTTTCTAA
- a CDS encoding ABC-ATPase domain-containing protein, whose product MEQLEAKLKKLEKRNYRSYTAIKGKYDFTDFTLYIDNVQSDPYAPPSRLRAKRAWSLTHLQWLQETSLDYQRAARDFLARHFSQLLEKDATLSIALSGQTVLDHTSVVFDDEGIELRYNMNLPADGREILAKRAINILTFHMPKYVRRTLLARELPIEELKEHCKVIVDQVALRRQLAEHNLVAFVANGSILPRIAGNNDRPMKEAIAFQSPASLEIELSTPNKGLIKGMGIPKGITLIVGGGFHGKSTLLNALERSIYDHIPGDGREYIVTEESTTKIQAEDGRCVHSLNLSNYINHLPMGKDTTCFSTQDASGSTSQAAWLQESLEAQAKTLLIDEDTSATNFMIRDERMQALVSNGAEPITPLVDRIGQLRDELGVSTILVMGGSGDYLDVADTVIQMHDYQAVDVTKQAKDVVLSHPTTRKKEGSEHLLPTMTRQLNRSSLQAILQEGKFRIQTKNKNSLRFGRELIDITAMSQLQSSAQVHAIGWVWFQLSQDQGWELNPVEFIAQQLHDNWHEIMPKHGDLAKPRVIEVMAVLNRMRVAEFK is encoded by the coding sequence ATGGAACAACTTGAAGCCAAGCTAAAAAAATTAGAAAAAAGAAATTACCGTAGTTACACTGCTATAAAGGGTAAATACGATTTTACAGACTTCACTTTGTACATCGATAATGTTCAATCTGACCCATACGCGCCGCCTTCTCGCCTTCGTGCAAAGCGTGCTTGGTCATTAACACACCTACAATGGCTGCAAGAAACCTCTTTAGATTATCAACGTGCAGCAAGAGACTTCCTTGCTCGTCACTTTAGCCAGCTTCTTGAAAAAGACGCAACTCTATCTATTGCGCTATCAGGTCAAACGGTTTTAGACCATACATCGGTTGTTTTTGATGATGAAGGTATTGAACTTCGTTATAACATGAACTTACCTGCTGATGGCCGTGAAATTTTAGCAAAGAGAGCCATTAACATTCTGACTTTCCATATGCCAAAATACGTTCGTAGAACACTTCTGGCTCGTGAACTTCCTATTGAAGAATTAAAAGAACATTGTAAAGTTATTGTCGATCAAGTTGCCCTTCGTCGTCAGCTTGCTGAGCATAATCTAGTCGCGTTTGTTGCTAATGGCAGTATTTTACCTCGTATTGCGGGTAACAATGATCGCCCAATGAAAGAAGCCATTGCTTTTCAAAGCCCTGCATCTTTAGAAATTGAATTATCTACACCAAACAAAGGCCTAATTAAAGGCATGGGGATCCCAAAAGGGATCACGCTTATTGTTGGTGGTGGTTTCCACGGTAAATCAACGTTACTTAATGCACTAGAGCGCTCTATTTATGATCACATCCCAGGAGATGGTCGTGAATATATCGTTACAGAAGAATCGACAACAAAAATTCAAGCAGAAGATGGACGCTGTGTTCATAGTTTGAACCTGTCTAACTACATTAACCATTTACCGATGGGTAAAGACACGACTTGTTTCTCAACTCAAGATGCATCAGGCTCAACATCTCAAGCCGCTTGGTTACAAGAGTCTCTAGAAGCTCAAGCTAAAACATTACTTATTGATGAAGATACGTCAGCAACTAACTTCATGATTCGTGATGAACGTATGCAAGCACTTGTAAGCAATGGTGCAGAACCTATTACGCCGTTAGTTGATCGCATCGGTCAACTTCGTGATGAATTAGGCGTTTCTACGATTTTAGTTATGGGCGGTTCTGGTGATTACCTTGATGTTGCCGATACGGTAATCCAAATGCATGATTACCAAGCCGTTGACGTAACAAAACAAGCGAAAGATGTTGTTTTAAGTCACCCGACAACAAGAAAGAAAGAAGGCTCTGAACATTTACTTCCTACGATGACACGCCAACTTAATCGTTCATCATTGCAGGCAATTCTGCAAGAAGGTAAATTCAGAATTCAAACCAAAAACAAAAACTCTTTACGTTTTGGTCGTGAACTTATTGATATTACAGCGATGTCTCAACTTCAATCATCAGCACAAGTACATGCTATTGGTTGGGTATGGTTCCAGTTATCGCAAGATCAAGGTTGGGAATTAAACCCAGTTGAGTTTATCGCTCAACAGCTGCATGACAATTGGCACGAAATCATGCCAAAACATGGTGATCTAGCGAAGCCACGAGTCATTGAAGTGATGGCCGTATTGAACAGAATGCGTGTTGCTGAGTTCAAATAG
- a CDS encoding NAD(P)-binding protein: MEQKHSKKKIAIIGGGIAGSSIAMYLSQFDVDIELFEQGVSLVNGPPICHLHAGGNLYREISDEQCLTLLKESIDTVRYFPHTMNKRPTIIAVPKTDSGEPSDLLPRLILLKNAYQTLIDDNPKNEFFGPSSDYFKIYSREQLTLISQLTPTETPTCLDDWLIPFVKSVDLEQLKYPVVLVQEYGLSVFRMAATAEITLNNKSNTVLNFNSHVHNIQKNAQQWVINYAESGKEESKYFDCVINSAGFRTGIIDDLVQKHTHRLVEFKAAYVTQWNQSDYGKWPEVIFHGERGTPLGMAQFTPYPNGYIQLHGMTEDITLFKNGLSQSSNESAQPKLSEALIKKIVKGWDLSIQQQRTDKAIKHIAQFIPSFKTATSAGKPLYGAQQIPGTDVTLRAANISYTADGYFRAEIVKASSGIECAKEIARVLNFTIKTSSLKVLNEDEVIILARSLAFERHYPIELAEVY; the protein is encoded by the coding sequence ATGGAACAAAAACACTCTAAAAAGAAGATTGCCATTATTGGTGGTGGGATAGCCGGATCGAGTATTGCGATGTACTTATCTCAGTTCGATGTTGATATTGAACTCTTTGAACAGGGCGTTAGTTTAGTGAACGGACCTCCTATCTGTCATTTGCATGCTGGAGGCAACTTATATCGTGAGATATCTGATGAACAGTGTTTAACGTTATTAAAAGAATCTATCGATACTGTTCGCTATTTTCCTCATACAATGAATAAACGGCCAACCATTATTGCAGTGCCTAAAACCGACAGCGGTGAACCCTCTGACTTATTACCGCGTTTAATCCTGTTAAAAAATGCTTATCAAACACTCATTGATGACAATCCTAAAAATGAATTCTTTGGTCCTTCTTCTGATTACTTCAAAATCTATAGCCGTGAACAGCTAACGCTAATATCCCAGTTGACTCCAACTGAAACTCCTACGTGTTTAGATGATTGGTTAATTCCTTTCGTAAAAAGTGTCGATTTAGAGCAACTAAAGTATCCCGTAGTGTTAGTTCAAGAATATGGCCTTAGTGTTTTTCGTATGGCCGCAACCGCTGAGATCACGTTAAATAATAAATCAAATACCGTGCTTAATTTTAATTCACATGTTCATAATATTCAAAAAAACGCCCAGCAATGGGTGATTAACTACGCTGAGTCTGGGAAAGAAGAAAGCAAGTATTTTGATTGTGTCATTAATAGTGCTGGATTTAGAACTGGGATTATTGATGATTTAGTACAAAAGCACACTCATCGATTAGTTGAGTTTAAAGCCGCTTATGTTACTCAATGGAATCAATCAGACTATGGGAAGTGGCCGGAAGTTATATTTCATGGGGAGAGAGGGACACCTCTGGGAATGGCTCAATTCACGCCATATCCAAATGGGTATATTCAATTGCATGGTATGACGGAAGATATTACGCTTTTTAAAAATGGTTTGTCACAATCAAGTAATGAGTCCGCACAGCCTAAATTATCAGAAGCATTGATTAAAAAAATTGTAAAAGGTTGGGATCTCTCGATTCAGCAGCAACGAACGGATAAAGCGATAAAGCATATTGCTCAATTTATCCCTTCATTTAAAACCGCGACATCAGCAGGAAAGCCGTTATATGGAGCTCAACAAATTCCTGGTACCGATGTGACGTTACGAGCAGCAAATATTTCTTATACCGCAGATGGTTACTTCAGAGCTGAGATTGTTAAAGCGTCTTCAGGAATCGAATGTGCAAAAGAGATTGCTAGGGTGCTTAACTTTACCATTAAGACGTCTTCTCTTAAGGTATTAAATGAAGATGAGGTGATAATATTAGCTCGTTCTTTAGCTTTTGAACGTCATTATCCGATTGAATTAGCTGAAGTGTATTAA
- a CDS encoding PilZ domain-containing protein: MEFLLKRRWPRFECPKSVNAKVFWAHKLMPFVTVKLMDVSKKGFGFTSERKLQEGSCELRIRSFPNLVGDIVYRKVVANNKGDSIYHYGFYLSTQLSKTQLENLGCKGVIHLEHVKSSEDPLG; this comes from the coding sequence GTGGAATTTTTACTTAAACGCCGATGGCCTAGATTCGAATGTCCGAAATCTGTGAATGCTAAAGTGTTCTGGGCGCATAAATTAATGCCTTTTGTTACTGTAAAGTTAATGGATGTGTCTAAAAAAGGATTTGGCTTTACAAGTGAGAGAAAATTACAAGAAGGCAGTTGTGAACTGAGGATTCGTTCTTTTCCGAATTTAGTCGGTGATATTGTATATAGAAAAGTGGTTGCTAATAATAAAGGCGACAGTATTTATCATTATGGCTTTTATTTAAGCACTCAACTTAGCAAGACTCAGCTTGAAAACCTTGGCTGTAAAGGTGTGATTCAT